One genomic window of Medicago truncatula cultivar Jemalong A17 chromosome 1, MtrunA17r5.0-ANR, whole genome shotgun sequence includes the following:
- the LOC11421197 gene encoding serine/threonine-protein kinase 38-like, giving the protein METARRWFRKRWLKKKEATSTSNDHQCLALDLVNEEPPSNETKLKVEAAKHFVESYYKNQKQNQQERKERRNILENKLADAEVSKEDKKNLLKNFEEMETEIMRRQRLKMGADDFEPLTMIGKGAFGEVRICREKTTGQVYAMKKLQKSEMLRRGQVEYVKSERNLLAEVDSNCIVKLYCSFQDDEYLYLIMEYLPGGDMMTLLMRREVLTENEAKFYIGETVLAIESIHKHNYIHRDIKPDNLLLDRNGHVKLSDFGLCKPLDCSNLQEKDLSDGVNRSGVLQSDELTLSPNQSQQQQLEHWRKNHSRMLAYSTVGTPDYIAPEVILKRGYGVECDWWSLGAIMYEMLVGYPPFHSDDPRTTCRKIAHWKTYLKFPKDKLSPEAKDLICRLLCNVKQRLGAKGADEIKAHPWFKVVEWEKLYQMRAPFIPKVNDELDTRNFDKFEEEDQKTEPSPKAGPWRKMLQSKDINFVGYTYKNYEMVDANAIPGFVELKQKPKPQRPSINSLFEDESAEASSHQPAREREI; this is encoded by the exons ATGGAAACTGCAAGGCGCTGGTTTAGAAAGCGTTGGTTAAAAAAGAAGGAAGCTACAAGCACGTCAAATGATCATCAGTGTTTGGCGCTGGACTTAGTAAATGAGGAACCACCTTCAAATGAAACTAAACTGAAGGTTGAAGCTGCGAAGCATTTCGTAGAAAGTTATTATAAGAACCAGAAGCAGAACCAGCAGGAGAGGAAAGAAAG ACGTAATATCCTAGAAAACAAATTGGCCGATGCTGAAGTATCCAAGGAAGACAAGAAAAACTTGCTTAAGAATTTTGAGGAAATGGAGACAGAAATCATGCGCCGTCAGAGACTTAAGATGGGTGCTGATGACTTTGAGCCACTGACTATGATTGGGAAGGGTGCATTTGGAGAG GTTAGAATCTGTCGGGAGAAGACAACTGGTCAGGTATATGCCATGAAGAAGCTTCAGAAATCAGAGATGCTTCGAAGAGGACAG gTTGAATATGTCAAATCTGAAAGGAACCTTCTTGCAGAAGTTGATAGCAATTGCATTGTAAAACTTTATTGTTCCTTTCAAGATGACGAGTATTTATATCTCATAATGGAGTATCTACCCGGTGGAGATATGATGACGTTGCTGATGCGGAGAGAAGTACTGACTGAAAATGAAGCTAAGTTCTATATCGGGGAGACTGTGCTAGCCATAGAGTCTATTCATAAACATAATTATATTCATAG AGATATCAAGCCCGACAACTTGCTTCTGGATAGAAATGGTCACGTGAAATTATCAGATTTTGGATTATGTAAGCCGCTAGACTGCAGTAACCTTCAGGAAAAAGACTTATCTGATGGAGTTAACAGAAGTGGTGTCCTTCAAAGTGATGAACTTACTTTATCTCCCAACCAATCACAACAGCAGCAACTGGAGCATTGGCGGAAAAATCACAGCAGAATGCTG GCCTATTCTACGGTTGGAACACCTGATTATATTGCTCCAGAAGTTATTCTGAAGAGAGGATATGGCGTGGAATGTGACTG GTGGTCTCTTGGAGCCATAATGTATGAAATGCTTGTAGGGTATCCACCATTTCATTCAGACGATCCAAGGACAACGTGTAGAAAG ATAGCACATTGGAAAACTTACTTAAAATTTCCAAAAGATAAACTATCACCAGAGGCAAAGGATCTTATTTGTCGTCTCCTATGTAATGTGAAGCAGAGGCTAGGAGCTAAAGGAGCTGATGAAATAAAG GCTCACCCATGGTTCAAAGTAGTTGAATGGGAGAAATTGTACCAAATGAGAGCTCCTTTTATTCCTAAGGTCAATGATGAATTGGATACTCGAAATTTCGATAAATTTGAAGAG GAGGACCAGAAAACTGAACCTTCGCCTAAGGCAGGTCCGTGGAGAAag ATGCTTCAATCTAAAGATATTAACTTTGTTGGTTACACATACAAGAATTATGAAATGGTGGATGCAAATGCAATACCTGGATTTG TTGAACTGAAGCAGAAGCCAAAACCTCAAAGGCCATCTATCAACTCGTTATTTG AGGATGAATCAGCCGAGGCTTCTTCTCATCAACCggctagagagagagaaatatga